One part of the Gossypium raimondii isolate GPD5lz chromosome 1, ASM2569854v1, whole genome shotgun sequence genome encodes these proteins:
- the LOC105779984 gene encoding uncharacterized protein LOC105779984, which produces MAILRNKKSSSVYTFVFSLFPLLFCISHSTSIHDVLVSRGLPAGLLPMEVKSYTLAEDGSLEVLLDGPCLTKYENRVLFDSVVRANLTYGSLIGVVGLTQEELFLWLPVKDIIVDDPKSGLILFDIGVAHKQLSLSLFEEPPHCKPQGMLKNQGRKEKGLEAVR; this is translated from the exons ATGGCTATTCTGAGAAACAAAAAGAGCAGCAGCGTCTATACCTTCGTATTTTCATTATTTCCCTTACTCTTCTGTATTTCTCATTCCACTTCCATCCATGATGTTCTAGTTTCAAGGGGATTACCAGCAGGGCTACTCCCAATGGAAGTGAAATCGTATACACTAGCAGAAGATGGAAGCCTAGAAGTATTGTTGGATGGACCATGCTTGACCAAGTATGAAAACAGGGTGTTGTTTGACAGCGTAGTGAGGGCTAACCTTACCTATGGCAGCCTCATTGGGGTGGTTGGGCTAACCCAAGAAGAACTATTCCTTTGGTTACCTGTAAAAGATATCATAGTAGATGACCCTAAATCTGGTCTCATCTTGTTTGACATTGGTGTTGCTCATAAACAACTCTCCTTATCTCTCTTTGAAGAACCTCCTCACTGTAAACCTCAAG GGATGTTGAAGAATCAAGGGAGAAAGGAGAAAGGATTGGAGGCTGTgagatag
- the LOC105779979 gene encoding mRNA cap guanine-N7 methyltransferase 1, giving the protein MKRGYPESLSSSLGPPQSRFKHNPQGDAQFPEDESTKIFARKVADHYSARTNQTLEEREASPIIHLKKLNNWIKSVLIQLYARKGDAVLDLACGKGGDLIKWDKAKVEYYVGVDIAEGSMEDCRTRYNGDADHHQRRKKFTFPARLLCGDCFEVRLDKVLANDAPFDICSCQFAMHYSWSTEARARRALANVSALLRPGGTFIGTMPDANVIIKKLREAEGMAFGNSVYWIQFDEEFSDKKFKSSSPFGIKYKFHLEDAVDCPEWIVPFHLFKSLAEEYGFELVFVKNSHEFVHEYMKRPEFLELMRRLGALGDGNQDQTTLSPEEWEVAYLYLAFVLKKRGQPERTQANSRKDKGQMQISKEDIMYISSDV; this is encoded by the exons ATGAAGCGTGGATACCCGGAATCTCTCTCTTCCTCTTTAGGTCCACCTCAATCCCGATTCAAACATAACCCTCAAG GTGATGCACAATTTCCGGAGGATGAGAGCACGAAGATTTTTGCTAGGAAAGTAGCTGATCATTATAGTGCAAGAACTAATCAGACTCTGGAAGAACGAGAAGCAAGTCCAATCATTCACTTAAAGAAGTTGAATAATTGG ATTAAAAGTGTCTTGATTCAGCTTTATGCTCGTAAGGGGGATGCCGTTCTTGATCTTGCCTGTGGCAAG GGTGGTGATCTCATCAAGTGGGATAAAGCAAAAGTTGAATATTATGTTGGTGTTGATATAGCTGAAGGCTCG ATGGAAGATTGTCGTACACGTTATAATGGTGATGCAGACCATCATCAACGTCGCAAAAAGTTCACTTTTCCTGCCCGTCTATTATGTGGGGATTGTTTTGAG GTGCGTCTCGATAAAGTTTTGGCAAATGATGCTCCTTTTGATATCTGCAGTTGCCAG TTTGCAATGCATTATTCCTGGTCTACAGAGGCACGTGCACGTCGGGCGCTGGCTAATGTATCAGCTTTACTTCGTCCGGGAGGCACATTCATCGGCACGATGCCAGATGCCAATGTGATAATCAAAAAGCTTCGAGAAG CCGAAGGAATGGCTTTTGGCAACAGCGTTTACTGGATACAATTTGATGAAGAATTTTCTGATAAA AAATTTAAATCTTCAAGCCCCTTTGGTATCAAGTACAAGTTTCACTTAGAG GATGCTGTTGACTGCCCTGAATGGATTGTTCCCTTCCATCTCTTCAAGTCATTAGCGGAAGAG TATGGTTTTGAACTAGTTTTTGTCAAAAACTCGCATGAATTTGTGCACGAGTACATGAAAAGACCGGAATTTCTAGAGCTTATGAGGAGGCTTGGGGCATTAGGCGATGGCAACCAAGATCAAA CCACATTATCTCCAGAGGAATGGGAGGTGGCTTATTTATACCTCGCATTTGTTTTAAAGAAG CGTGGCCAACCAGAACGGACACAAGCAAATAGTAGGAAAGATAAAGGACAGATGCAAATATCAAAGGAAGATATCATGTATATTAGTAGTGATGTTTAA